In Candidatus Polarisedimenticolia bacterium, one DNA window encodes the following:
- a CDS encoding lysylphosphatidylglycerol synthase transmembrane domain-containing protein: MKRTFNLSVSLILSVGLIWFGFRDVHPSEVARSLSQAHVGYVVLAVILGLVSFFGRALRWRALTRHLKPAISLRNLFSCTVIGFMLSYILPGKIGELARPILLAGREGISKGSAIGTVAVARMMDFLAVLLLLSIYLIAFSDRLPADGSGWIAQFRTYRTVLGIAVLAGVVALYAAVLAREPLFQNLERRTHPERWPRRVVDFFHALVRGFEILKGPKALVVGMLYTLASWVLIDLSILSCLKAFDVSMDFADVFLLIAFLAVGISVPTPGGVGGYQEMGKLCLTGIFRVESGKALAVAWAQWFIAVIPVVILGAILIWTEGMTVGQVGRMIRKEKETSP; the protein is encoded by the coding sequence ATGAAGCGCACCTTCAACCTCTCCGTCAGCCTGATCCTCTCCGTCGGTCTGATCTGGTTCGGCTTTCGCGACGTCCATCCGTCGGAGGTGGCTCGTTCCCTGTCACAGGCCCACGTGGGGTACGTGGTCCTGGCGGTGATTCTGGGACTGGTGAGCTTTTTCGGCAGGGCCCTGCGGTGGCGGGCGCTGACGCGCCACCTCAAGCCGGCCATCAGCTTGCGAAATCTCTTCAGCTGCACCGTGATCGGATTCATGCTTTCCTATATCCTGCCGGGGAAGATCGGCGAGCTGGCGCGGCCGATACTGCTGGCGGGGCGCGAGGGAATCAGCAAGGGCTCCGCGATCGGCACCGTGGCGGTGGCCCGCATGATGGACTTTCTCGCGGTGCTGCTCTTGCTCTCGATCTACCTGATCGCCTTTTCGGATCGCCTTCCCGCCGACGGCTCGGGCTGGATCGCCCAGTTCCGGACCTATCGGACGGTGCTGGGAATCGCTGTGCTGGCGGGCGTGGTGGCGCTGTACGCCGCCGTGCTTGCCCGCGAGCCGTTGTTCCAGAACCTCGAGAGAAGGACGCATCCGGAGCGCTGGCCGCGCCGTGTGGTCGATTTCTTCCATGCGCTGGTGCGCGGCTTCGAGATCCTGAAAGGGCCCAAAGCGCTCGTCGTCGGGATGCTCTACACGCTGGCGTCTTGGGTGCTCATCGACCTGAGCATCCTGTCGTGCCTGAAGGCCTTCGACGTGTCCATGGATTTCGCGGACGTCTTTCTTCTCATCGCCTTCCTCGCCGTCGGGATCTCGGTGCCGACGCCGGGAGGCGTCGGCGGCTATCAGGAGATGGGGAAGCTCTGCCTGACGGGCATCTTCCGGGTGGAATCGGGCAAGGCGCTCGCGGTGGCCTGGGCGCAATGGTTCATCGCCGTGATCCCGGTCGTAATCCTGGGGGCCATTCTCATCTGGACCGAGGGTATGACCGTGGGACAAGTGGGTCGCATGATTCGTAAGGAGAAGGAGACGTCGCCGTGA
- a CDS encoding DUF5668 domain-containing protein produces the protein MAVRNRSESLTWGLVVLLLGVLLQIHYLKPELDILENLWKFWPVLIIVMGVNKLVRYFSARETEGTEPPK, from the coding sequence ATGGCCGTCCGGAACCGAAGCGAGTCGTTGACCTGGGGACTCGTGGTGCTGCTGCTGGGAGTCCTGCTCCAGATCCATTACCTGAAGCCGGAGCTGGACATCCTCGAGAATCTCTGGAAATTCTGGCCCGTCCTGATCATCGTCATGGGAGTGAACAAGCTGGTCCGCTACTTCTCCGCCCGGGAGACGGAAGGGACCGAGCCTCCCAAATGA
- a CDS encoding DUF4097 family beta strand repeat-containing protein yields the protein MTRRDFGLLLLILLLGAGVTIAHKAKARLAGSNVRIEGLEFLEGPLHTFSESSEAPLGAGARLTIEAGRGDVEIMTWSEPKVRVEMKKQIHREREEEAAKAAAQLKLQVGPASDGVLARVTGSRPTRLETSLTVMLPADSRLQVITDDGSVVVHGIAKDVLVKTAHGDVQAAELGGGIEVVNEDGSIDLRRVRGTATLRTAHGDVNVVDHEGSVEIHATDGNVVLERVAGPIVVDGAHGRIRVSEARSELHVTAVDSEIEIADAGAAVDLVDEHGSVRVERAARDVRINAPHCDVSVADIQGGLTATVESDSLRAERVRGAVKVQATASEVRLEDVAGAIVVTGTHTPVEIVRPGSDVEVTTTNQEVRLSAPATSGFRLDARAEQGEVESDLEGLHVPGDRPSHFAGNVGDGRRRYRLATSNSTISVLSAPAASEDGDSDN from the coding sequence ATGACCCGCCGCGATTTCGGATTGCTCCTGCTGATCCTGCTGCTCGGCGCGGGCGTCACGATCGCCCACAAGGCCAAGGCACGGCTCGCCGGGTCGAACGTCCGCATCGAGGGCCTCGAATTCCTGGAGGGGCCGCTCCACACCTTCAGCGAATCGAGCGAGGCGCCGCTGGGTGCCGGCGCGCGGCTGACGATTGAGGCGGGCCGCGGGGACGTCGAGATCATGACCTGGAGCGAGCCGAAGGTACGGGTCGAAATGAAGAAGCAGATCCATCGCGAGCGTGAAGAAGAGGCGGCCAAGGCCGCCGCGCAGCTGAAGCTTCAAGTCGGCCCGGCGTCCGATGGCGTGCTGGCGCGGGTCACGGGATCGCGGCCGACGCGCCTGGAAACGTCGCTGACGGTGATGCTGCCGGCGGACAGCCGGCTGCAAGTGATCACCGACGACGGATCGGTGGTGGTGCACGGGATCGCGAAGGACGTGCTGGTGAAGACGGCCCACGGCGACGTGCAGGCGGCGGAGCTGGGAGGCGGCATCGAGGTGGTGAACGAGGACGGATCGATCGACCTGCGCCGGGTCCGGGGCACCGCCACGCTGCGCACGGCCCACGGCGACGTCAATGTCGTCGACCACGAAGGCTCCGTCGAGATTCATGCGACCGACGGCAATGTGGTGCTCGAGCGCGTCGCCGGCCCCATCGTCGTGGACGGGGCACACGGGAGGATTCGGGTGTCGGAGGCGCGCTCCGAGCTGCACGTCACGGCGGTCGATTCGGAAATCGAGATCGCCGACGCGGGGGCGGCGGTGGACCTGGTCGACGAGCACGGCAGCGTGCGGGTGGAGCGTGCCGCGAGAGACGTGCGGATCAACGCCCCGCATTGCGACGTGAGCGTGGCCGACATCCAGGGAGGGCTCACGGCGACGGTCGAATCGGATTCGCTGCGCGCCGAGCGGGTGCGCGGCGCCGTCAAGGTCCAGGCCACCGCCAGCGAGGTCCGTCTTGAGGATGTAGCGGGCGCCATCGTCGTGACCGGCACCCACACTCCCGTGGAAATCGTCCGGCCCGGATCGGATGTCGAGGTGACGACGACGAACCAGGAGGTCCGCCTCTCCGCGCCCGCCACCTCGGGCTTCCGCCTGGACGCCCGCGCCGAGCAGGGAGAGGTGGAAAGCGACCTCGAGGGGCTTCACGTACCCGGCGACCGCCCCTCGCATTTCGCGGGAAATGTCGGCGATGGCCGGCGACGCTACCGGCTGGCGACCTCCAACTCCACCATCTCGGTGCTCTCGGCCCCTGCCGCATCCGAAGACGGCGACTCGGACAACTGA
- a CDS encoding NFACT family protein, translated as MDSLILEGVVRTLDRALSGRSLLRWDRLGEADYLLRFATAAGDNLRISLHTPFPALYRLPHRDTPETAPPDPFSGIAARELEGAALISVRRRGADRVVEMDWESASGDRRRLVAELLGKSANLLLLDSESRVIAYARRMASAFRRPEEGKPYQPPLPRPGLEGASLDPRRVESMLQRYDRSLPVEQAATGILQFLSPPLAEDFPHRPGALSDPAAELRRLLEVTDAGRLEPVIYAALPADELLSGAATHRAPVVLSPLPLEHPPAPPQARFGGCEEAVRVFSQIVQAQQAARERREKLGGVLNREKTRLARLAAKLDQERAETQRSEEHQRFGDLILACPSARVAGAVIEVPDLYGEAGRVVRIPADPALTPRENAERHYARARKLRRGAEKIRERLQAVASQASRLSAWEQRLSEARSLVDLEAVEKVLIGERLLSPAPRKPGVKEPPAPENDPGIRKYRTEDGFVILVGKTSRDNDHLTFRVAAPHDFWFHAAGHSGAHVVVRNPARLKELPKSVALSAARIAAHYSRAKGKGKVEVHFTLRKHVRKGKGYAPGLVSLRNHRTLEVEPGIPGGGQGE; from the coding sequence ATGGACAGCCTGATCCTCGAGGGGGTCGTCCGGACCCTGGACCGGGCCCTTTCGGGGAGATCCCTGCTGCGCTGGGATCGCCTCGGTGAGGCGGATTACCTGCTGCGCTTCGCCACCGCGGCGGGAGACAACCTCAGAATCTCCCTGCATACCCCCTTTCCCGCCCTGTACCGGCTGCCGCATCGCGACACTCCCGAGACGGCGCCGCCGGATCCCTTCTCCGGGATCGCGGCGCGCGAGCTGGAAGGCGCGGCCCTGATCTCCGTGCGGCGCCGCGGCGCCGACCGCGTCGTGGAAATGGATTGGGAGAGCGCGTCGGGAGACCGGCGGCGTCTGGTTGCCGAGCTCTTGGGGAAGTCGGCCAATCTGCTGCTGCTGGATTCGGAGAGTCGGGTGATCGCCTACGCCCGCAGGATGGCCAGCGCCTTCCGCAGGCCCGAGGAGGGGAAGCCCTACCAGCCTCCGCTGCCGCGCCCGGGCCTGGAAGGAGCCTCGCTCGATCCGCGGCGGGTGGAATCGATGCTGCAGCGTTACGATCGGTCGCTGCCGGTCGAGCAGGCGGCGACCGGCATCCTGCAGTTCCTCAGCCCGCCCCTGGCGGAGGATTTCCCCCATCGCCCCGGTGCTCTCTCCGATCCGGCCGCCGAGCTGCGCCGGCTGCTCGAAGTCACGGATGCGGGTCGTCTCGAGCCCGTCATCTACGCCGCGCTTCCTGCGGACGAGCTGCTTTCCGGCGCAGCGACTCATCGCGCGCCGGTCGTCCTCTCGCCGCTGCCGCTCGAGCATCCCCCCGCGCCGCCGCAGGCGCGTTTCGGCGGTTGCGAGGAAGCGGTGCGCGTCTTCTCGCAGATCGTCCAGGCGCAACAAGCCGCCCGCGAGCGCCGCGAGAAGCTCGGCGGCGTCTTGAACCGGGAGAAGACCCGGCTCGCCCGGCTCGCGGCGAAGCTCGACCAGGAGCGCGCCGAGACACAGCGTTCCGAGGAGCACCAGCGGTTCGGCGATCTGATCCTGGCCTGTCCGTCGGCGCGCGTGGCGGGCGCCGTCATCGAGGTCCCCGATCTCTACGGCGAGGCGGGACGCGTGGTGCGGATTCCCGCGGATCCGGCCCTGACGCCCCGGGAGAATGCCGAGCGGCATTACGCCCGCGCGCGCAAGCTGCGGCGCGGCGCTGAGAAGATCCGCGAGCGGCTGCAAGCGGTCGCTTCACAGGCCTCGCGGCTGTCGGCATGGGAGCAGCGTCTCTCCGAGGCCAGATCCCTCGTCGATCTGGAGGCCGTCGAGAAGGTCCTGATCGGCGAGCGGCTCCTGTCGCCGGCCCCCCGGAAGCCGGGGGTGAAGGAGCCGCCGGCGCCAGAGAACGACCCCGGCATCCGGAAGTACCGTACCGAGGACGGCTTCGTGATCCTGGTGGGGAAGACCAGCCGCGACAACGACCATCTCACCTTCCGCGTCGCCGCGCCGCACGATTTCTGGTTTCACGCCGCCGGCCATTCCGGGGCTCACGTGGTGGTCAGGAACCCGGCGCGACTGAAGGAGCTGCCGAAGTCGGTGGCGCTCTCGGCGGCCCGCATCGCGGCGCACTACAGCCGCGCGAAGGGAAAAGGGAAAGTCGAGGTCCACTTCACCTTGCGCAAGCACGTTCGCAAGGGAAAGGGATACGCCCCGGGGCTGGTCAGCCTGCGCAACCATCGTACGCTCGAGGTGGAGCCCGGGATACCGGGTGGCGGTCAGGGTGAGTGA
- a CDS encoding CarD family transcriptional regulator — protein MEFKIGDKVVYPNHGIGIIEEIRIISSDGMSNGSFYRLRILANDSTVMVPAANINQVGLRRVIARKEIQKVYGILEDGQIASHSNWKGRFQDNSNRMRTGEILEVAAVLKNLSLLSQKKNLSYRERRMLDKARYLVVSEIAEVEKVAEAVVEEKVEKAVARSLKNVQDH, from the coding sequence TTGGAATTCAAGATAGGGGATAAGGTCGTCTATCCCAACCACGGGATCGGCATCATCGAAGAAATCCGCATCATCAGCTCCGACGGTATGAGCAACGGCTCGTTCTACCGCCTCCGGATTCTCGCCAACGACAGCACCGTGATGGTTCCGGCGGCCAACATCAATCAGGTCGGCCTGCGACGCGTCATCGCCCGCAAGGAGATCCAGAAGGTCTACGGGATCCTCGAGGACGGCCAGATCGCCAGCCACTCGAACTGGAAAGGGCGCTTCCAGGACAATTCCAACCGGATGCGTACCGGCGAGATCCTGGAGGTCGCCGCGGTCCTGAAGAACCTCAGCCTCCTGAGCCAGAAGAAGAATCTCTCCTACCGCGAGCGCCGCATGCTGGACAAGGCGCGCTACCTGGTGGTCAGCGAGATCGCCGAGGTGGAGAAGGTCGCCGAGGCGGTCGTCGAAGAGAAAGTCGAGAAGGCCGTCGCCCGCTCCCTGAAGAACGTCCAAGACCACTAA